Proteins from a genomic interval of Chionomys nivalis chromosome 7, mChiNiv1.1, whole genome shotgun sequence:
- the LOC130877173 gene encoding olfactory receptor 1468, translated as MTEGNQTVISQFLLLGLPIPPEHHHLLYALLLAMYLTTVLGNLSIIILIFLDSHLHTPMYLFLSNLSFSDLCFSSVTMPKLLQSMQSQVPSISYTGCLAQLYFYLYFADLESFLLVVMAYDRYVAICFPLHYTSIMSPKLCVSLVLLSWVLTTFHAMLHTLLVARLSFCEDNVIPHYFCDISPLLKLSCSDTHVNELVIFIMGGLVIVIPFLLIIVSYAQIVSSILKVSVQGIRKVFSTCGSHLSVVSLFYGAIIGLYLCPSANNSTVKEIVMAMMYTVVTPMLNPFIYSLRNRDIKGALTRVLCEKKIPLCI; from the coding sequence ATGACAGAAGGGAACCAAACTGtcatctcccagttcctcctcctggGCCTGCCCATCCCCCCAGAGCACCACCACCTGCTCTATGCCCTGCTCCTGGCCATGTACCTCACCACCGTCCTGGGGAACCTCAGCATCATCATCCTCATTTTCCTGGActcccacctccacacacccatgtacttgtTTCTCAGCAACTtgtccttctctgacctctgcttctcctctgtcACAATGCCCAAATTGCTACAAAGCATGCAGAgccaagttccatccatttcctacACAGGTTGCCTGGCACAACTGTACTTTTACTTGTATTTTGCAGACCTTGAGAGTTTCCTTCTAGTggtcatggcctatgaccgctatgtggccatctgcttcCCCCTTCATTACACCAGCATCATGAGCCCCAAGCTCTGTGTGAGTCTGGTGCTGCTGTCTTGGGTTCTGACCACATTCCATGCCATGTTGCACACCCTGCTTGTGGCCAGATTATCTTTCTGTGAGGACAATGTGATCCCCCACTATTTCTGTGACATATCTCCTCTGCTGAAACTGTCCTGCTCTGACACACATGTTAATGAGTTGGTGATATTTATCATGGGAGGACTTGTTATTGTCATTCCATTCCTTCTTATCATTGTGTCGTATGCACAAATTGTCTCCTCCATTCTTAAAGTTTCTGTTCAAGGCATTCGCAAGGTCTTCTCCACCTGTGGCTCCCACTTGTCTGTGGTCTCACTGTTCTATGGGGCAATTATTGGTCTCTACTTATGTCCTTCAGCTAATAATTCCACTGTGAAGGAGATAGTCATGGCAATGATGTACACAGTGGTGACCCCCATGCTGAACCCGTTCATCTATAGCCTGAGGAACAGAGACATAAAGGGGGCATTGACAAGAGTTCTTTGTGAGAAGAAAATTCCCTTATGTATTTGA